The proteins below come from a single Streptococcus porcinus genomic window:
- a CDS encoding competence protein CoiA, with product MLKAVDSYGKTISLLEKVPDKGDYYCPLCRGKLCLKKGKVIRPHFAHLNLRDCQFFQENESVEHLTLKALVYNALRPLHNVEIEKYIETCGQVSDIMVNHKLALEIQCSPLPIERLMVRTSSYQEKGIFVRWLLGQKLWLKNKLTALQKQFLYYSKTYGFHLWELDVKKREIRLQYMIHLNLFGKVYFQTETYSLTHDLLAVLRLPYKGIPAKKMKIYMQDKVKLSIQKALRKKNAYWMKEQEKAYLKGDNLLARQTEEFYPQIYPPRSDVGFCQIKMDYLSDYRRFCCYYKNIKNKKVQTIHPPLFYDKIGEKKI from the coding sequence ATGCTAAAAGCCGTAGACAGTTATGGGAAGACAATCTCCTTATTAGAAAAAGTTCCGGATAAGGGAGATTATTATTGTCCATTATGCCGAGGGAAGCTTTGCTTAAAAAAGGGAAAAGTGATACGCCCTCATTTTGCTCATCTGAATTTACGTGATTGTCAATTTTTTCAGGAAAATGAGTCGGTTGAACATCTCACTTTAAAGGCTTTGGTCTACAATGCCTTACGGCCACTACACAATGTAGAAATTGAAAAATACATTGAGACATGTGGCCAGGTTTCAGATATTATGGTCAATCATAAGTTAGCTCTTGAGATTCAATGTAGCCCCTTGCCAATAGAGCGTTTAATGGTGAGGACTAGTTCTTACCAGGAAAAAGGAATTTTTGTTCGGTGGCTCTTAGGACAAAAGCTTTGGTTGAAGAATAAATTGACTGCTTTGCAAAAGCAATTTTTATATTATTCTAAAACTTATGGTTTTCATCTCTGGGAATTGGATGTCAAAAAGCGAGAAATCCGACTACAGTATATGATCCATCTTAATCTCTTTGGGAAAGTGTATTTCCAAACAGAAACTTATTCCTTAACTCATGATTTACTAGCTGTTTTGAGATTACCATATAAGGGAATTCCTGCCAAAAAAATGAAGATTTACATGCAAGATAAAGTAAAGTTAAGCATTCAAAAAGCTCTTCGAAAGAAAAATGCTTATTGGATGAAAGAGCAAGAAAAAGCTTATTTAAAAGGGGATAATTTATTAGCGAGACAAACAGAAGAGTTCTATCCTCAAATCTACCCTCCACGGTCAGATGTCGGCTTTTGTCAGATTAAAATGGATTATCTATCAGACTATCGGCGCTTTTGCTGTTATTACAAGAATATTAAGAATAAGAAGGTGCAAACGATTCATCCTCCACTCTTTTATGATAAAATAGGGGAAAAGAAAATTTAG
- a CDS encoding HAD family hydrolase — translation MGKWVIFDMDGVIVDSEYIFLSSKTEMLLDRGINTDETYQYQFMGTTFDYMWRVMKEECQLADSVEELIAEMNNRREEIIARDGVRAVKGIKELVTYLVDLGYQLAVASSSPKADINHNLSELGLTQYFTVTVSGEEVARSKPAPDVFLRAAELLGAIPEATFVFEDTRNGSLAAKAAGMICFGFVNPDYPKQDMTACDEVFEKFEDSYCFFR, via the coding sequence ATGGGGAAATGGGTTATTTTTGATATGGATGGTGTTATCGTAGACTCGGAGTATATTTTCTTATCAAGTAAAACAGAAATGTTGTTAGATCGAGGAATTAACACAGATGAGACGTATCAATATCAGTTTATGGGGACAACTTTTGATTACATGTGGCGTGTGATGAAAGAAGAGTGCCAACTTGCTGATTCGGTAGAAGAATTAATTGCAGAGATGAATAATAGACGAGAAGAGATTATAGCTAGAGATGGTGTCAGAGCTGTTAAAGGTATTAAAGAGTTAGTAACTTACTTAGTAGATTTGGGTTACCAACTAGCAGTAGCATCTTCTTCCCCGAAAGCTGATATTAATCATAATCTGTCAGAATTAGGTCTCACGCAGTATTTTACGGTCACTGTAAGTGGTGAAGAAGTGGCTCGTTCAAAACCAGCACCAGACGTTTTTCTTAGAGCAGCAGAATTACTGGGTGCGATTCCAGAAGCAACATTTGTCTTTGAAGATACCAGAAATGGTAGTTTAGCAGCTAAAGCGGCAGGAATGATTTGTTTTGGTTTTGTAAATCCAGATTATCCTAAGCAAGATATGACAGCTTGTGATGAAGTTTTCGAAAAATTTGAGGATTCCTATTGTTTCTTTCGCTAA
- a CDS encoding pseudouridine synthase, with the protein MRLDKLLESCQVGSRRQVKKLISTKKITIDDRIAIGGRQNVDPGLQTIIVDGKILQAKGHHYFLLNKPRGVVCALKDREHPTVIDCLIEADRFPSLYPVGRLDRDTEGLVLLTDNGPLGFRMLHPKHHVDKSYYVVVNGFLGDDLLSFFRSGVVFFDGTVCKAAAVEILSAREKRSVAMVTLSEGKFHQIKKMFLAYGVKVIYLKRITFAEFSLGNLAEGEYRTLTDQEKAIVKQYLE; encoded by the coding sequence ATGCGTTTAGACAAATTGTTAGAATCTTGTCAGGTTGGTTCCAGAAGGCAAGTAAAAAAATTAATTAGTACTAAAAAAATTACTATTGACGATAGAATAGCCATTGGAGGTCGCCAAAATGTCGATCCAGGACTTCAAACGATTATAGTGGATGGTAAAATATTGCAGGCAAAAGGTCATCATTATTTTCTTCTCAATAAACCCAGAGGGGTTGTCTGTGCATTAAAAGATAGAGAGCACCCAACTGTTATTGATTGTTTAATAGAAGCTGATCGATTTCCTAGTCTCTATCCTGTAGGCCGCTTGGACAGAGATACTGAAGGTTTAGTATTGTTAACGGATAATGGTCCCCTCGGTTTTCGGATGTTACATCCAAAACATCATGTTGACAAAAGTTATTATGTTGTCGTTAATGGTTTTTTAGGAGATGATCTCCTATCATTCTTCAGGTCTGGAGTTGTCTTTTTTGATGGAACAGTCTGTAAAGCTGCAGCTGTCGAGATTTTATCAGCTCGGGAAAAGCGATCGGTGGCTATGGTAACACTCTCTGAAGGGAAATTTCACCAAATTAAAAAAATGTTTTTAGCATATGGGGTCAAGGTCATCTATCTGAAGCGAATTACTTTTGCTGAATTTTCTCTTGGGAATCTCGCAGAAGGTGAGTATAGAACATTAACAGATCAGGAAAAGGCTATTGTGAAGCAGTACTTAGAGTGA
- the queA gene encoding tRNA preQ1(34) S-adenosylmethionine ribosyltransferase-isomerase QueA encodes MNTNDFDFELPEELIAQTPLEQRDSSKLLVIDHKTKKMVDSHFDHIIDQLNPGDALVMNNTRVLPARLHGEKPDTHGHVELLLLKNTKGDEWEVLAKPAKRLKVGSTISFGDGRLKATVIKELDHGGRIVSFSYQGIFLEVLESLGEMPLPPYIHEKLDDSERYQTVYAKENGSAAAPTAGLHFTQELLQRIQEKGVHLVYLTLHVGLGTFRPVSVDNVDEHEMHSEFYQLSEEAANTLRQVKKAGGRVVAVGTTSIRTLETIGNKFNGGIQADSGWTNIFIKPGYRFTVVDAFSTNFHLPKSTLVMLVSAFAGRDFVLEAYKHAISEHYRFFSFGDAMFVK; translated from the coding sequence ATGAATACAAACGACTTTGATTTTGAATTACCTGAAGAATTAATCGCACAAACACCACTTGAACAAAGAGACAGTTCAAAACTACTAGTTATCGATCACAAAACAAAAAAGATGGTTGACAGTCACTTTGACCATATCATTGACCAGCTTAATCCTGGAGACGCTCTAGTTATGAACAACACTCGTGTTCTACCAGCACGTCTTCATGGAGAAAAACCAGATACTCATGGTCATGTTGAACTTCTTCTTCTCAAAAATACCAAAGGTGACGAATGGGAAGTTTTGGCTAAGCCTGCTAAACGTCTCAAAGTAGGTAGCACCATCAGTTTTGGCGATGGTCGCTTAAAAGCAACGGTCATAAAAGAACTAGATCATGGTGGTAGAATAGTTTCCTTTTCTTATCAAGGAATTTTTCTAGAGGTCTTAGAAAGTCTTGGCGAAATGCCTCTTCCTCCATATATACATGAAAAATTAGACGACTCTGAGCGTTACCAAACTGTTTATGCTAAGGAAAATGGATCTGCTGCTGCTCCCACTGCAGGCTTACACTTCACACAGGAATTACTCCAAAGAATTCAAGAAAAAGGAGTTCATTTAGTTTACTTAACTCTTCATGTTGGGCTTGGAACATTTCGCCCCGTTTCAGTAGATAATGTTGATGAGCACGAAATGCATTCTGAATTTTACCAACTTTCTGAGGAAGCAGCTAATACTTTGCGCCAAGTAAAAAAAGCCGGTGGGCGTGTTGTTGCTGTTGGTACTACTTCCATTCGGACACTTGAAACAATTGGCAACAAATTTAATGGTGGTATTCAAGCAGATTCTGGTTGGACTAATATATTCATTAAGCCAGGTTACCGTTTTACGGTGGTGGATGCTTTTTCAACCAACTTCCACCTACCAAAATCAACCCTTGTCATGTTAGTTTCAGCTTTTGCTGGGCGTGATTTCGTTTTGGAAGCTTATAAACACGCTATCAGTGAACATTACCGTTTCTTTAGTTTTGGTGATGCCATGTTTGTTAAATAA
- the nagB gene encoding glucosamine-6-phosphate deaminase — protein MKVIHVKNQEEGGQVAFSLLKEAMSNGAKTLGLATGSTPLAFYQEVVASDLDFSEMTSINLDEYVGLPKEHSQSYDYFMKEHLFNAKPFKKSFLPNGLATNLAEETKAYDKVIANHPIDFQILGIGRNGHIGFNEPGTSFEMTTHVVNLEKSTIEANSRFFESINDVPKQAISMGIASIMLSKTIVLMAFGKDKAEAIKKMVSGPVSEDLPASILQKHKNVIVIVDKEAASELSKS, from the coding sequence ATGAAAGTAATTCATGTAAAGAATCAAGAGGAAGGTGGGCAAGTTGCTTTCTCACTATTAAAAGAAGCTATGTCTAATGGGGCTAAAACCTTAGGATTAGCAACAGGTAGTACACCACTTGCTTTTTACCAAGAAGTTGTAGCAAGTGATCTAGATTTTTCTGAGATGACAAGTATCAATTTAGATGAATATGTTGGTTTGCCAAAGGAACATTCTCAAAGCTATGACTATTTTATGAAGGAGCATTTGTTTAATGCGAAACCGTTCAAGAAGAGTTTCTTACCAAATGGCTTAGCAACTAATCTAGCAGAAGAAACTAAGGCTTATGATAAGGTTATTGCGAATCATCCTATTGACTTCCAAATCTTGGGAATTGGACGCAATGGGCATATCGGATTTAATGAACCTGGGACTTCTTTTGAAATGACAACGCACGTTGTGAATCTTGAAAAGTCAACCATTGAGGCCAATAGTCGTTTCTTCGAGAGTATTAATGATGTACCAAAACAAGCAATATCTATGGGAATTGCCTCTATTATGTTATCCAAAACAATTGTGTTGATGGCTTTTGGCAAAGACAAAGCAGAAGCAATCAAAAAAATGGTTTCTGGTCCAGTTAGTGAAGACTTACCAGCTTCAATTTTGCAAAAGCACAAAAATGTGATTGTCATTGTTGATAAAGAGGCAGCGTCAGAATTATCCAAATCTTAA
- the pepF gene encoding oligoendopeptidase F has protein sequence MADNRSHLEEKYTWDLTTIFDSDQRWETEVNALKIDLEKAQSLAGQLLDSAKNLLETTEVQLDLSRRIEKVYVYAHMKNDQDTTVAKYQEYQSKASALYAKFSEVFSFYEPEFMTILPNQFDEFLKEEPKLEDYHHFFEKLLKNKEHVLSQAEEELLAGAQEIFNGAEETFGLLDNADIQFPIIKDEKGQDVEITHGNFIHLMESKDRQVRQAAYEALYSTYEQFQHTYAKTLQTNVKVNNYKARVHHYESARQAAMTANFIPETVYDTLLEVVNRKLPLLHRYLELRKKILGLESLKMYDVYTPLSQTDLSVNYDQALEKAEKVLSIFGKEYSDYVHQAFSERWIDVHVNKGKRSGAYSGGSYDTKAFMLLNWQDNLDNLYTLVHETGHSLHSTLTRKNQPYVYGDYSIFLAEIASTTNENILTEALLKDVTDEKERFAILNNYLDGFRGTIFRQSQFAEFEHAIYQADQNGDVLTSDYLNHLYAQLNEKYYGLAKEDNYYIQYEWARIPHFYYNYYVYQYATGFAAASYLANKIVHGQQKDIDNYLSYLKAGNSDYPLNVIAKAGVDMTNEAYLEDAFTIFEERLTELEALVEKGVHL, from the coding sequence ATGGCAGATAATAGAAGTCATTTGGAAGAAAAGTACACATGGGATTTGACTACTATCTTTGATAGTGATCAAAGATGGGAAACGGAAGTTAATGCCTTAAAAATAGACTTAGAAAAGGCTCAGTCTTTAGCTGGACAGCTTTTAGACTCAGCGAAAAATTTATTAGAAACAACGGAAGTCCAATTGGATTTGTCAAGACGTATTGAAAAGGTCTATGTCTACGCTCATATGAAAAATGATCAAGATACGACAGTTGCAAAATACCAGGAATATCAATCAAAAGCATCAGCTTTATATGCAAAATTTAGTGAAGTTTTTTCGTTTTATGAGCCAGAATTCATGACTATTCTTCCGAACCAATTTGATGAATTTCTTAAGGAAGAACCTAAATTGGAAGACTATCATCACTTCTTTGAAAAACTTCTTAAAAATAAAGAACATGTTCTTAGTCAAGCTGAGGAAGAACTTCTAGCAGGAGCTCAAGAAATTTTTAACGGTGCCGAAGAGACCTTTGGACTTTTAGATAATGCTGATATCCAATTTCCAATTATCAAAGATGAAAAAGGACAAGATGTTGAAATTACGCACGGTAATTTTATCCACTTGATGGAATCTAAAGATCGTCAAGTTCGTCAAGCTGCTTATGAAGCCTTATACAGTACCTATGAACAATTTCAACATACTTATGCTAAAACACTCCAAACTAATGTTAAGGTAAACAATTATAAGGCACGCGTTCATCATTATGAATCTGCCCGTCAAGCTGCTATGACCGCAAACTTTATTCCCGAAACAGTTTACGATACCCTTCTAGAAGTTGTTAACCGTAAGCTTCCATTATTACATCGGTATTTAGAATTAAGAAAAAAAATATTAGGTTTAGAGAGTTTAAAAATGTATGATGTCTACACACCGCTATCTCAAACCGACCTATCTGTCAATTATGACCAAGCTTTGGAAAAAGCTGAAAAAGTCTTATCTATTTTTGGAAAAGAGTATAGTGACTATGTTCACCAAGCCTTTTCGGAAAGATGGATTGATGTTCATGTCAATAAAGGGAAAAGATCCGGGGCTTATTCAGGTGGGTCTTACGACACTAAAGCTTTTATGCTGTTAAACTGGCAGGATAATTTAGACAACCTCTATACCTTGGTGCATGAGACAGGCCATAGTTTGCATTCAACTCTAACACGAAAAAACCAACCTTATGTCTATGGGGATTACAGTATTTTCTTGGCAGAGATTGCTTCAACAACAAATGAAAACATCTTAACAGAGGCTTTATTGAAAGATGTTACAGATGAAAAAGAACGCTTTGCTATTCTAAATAATTACTTGGATGGCTTTAGAGGAACTATTTTCCGCCAAAGTCAATTTGCTGAATTTGAACATGCTATTTATCAAGCTGACCAAAATGGTGATGTCTTAACAAGTGATTATCTAAATCACTTATATGCACAGTTGAATGAAAAATATTACGGTTTAGCTAAAGAAGATAACTATTATATTCAATATGAGTGGGCACGTATTCCTCATTTCTATTATAATTATTATGTTTATCAATATGCTACAGGTTTTGCGGCAGCAAGTTATTTAGCAAACAAGATTGTTCATGGCCAACAAAAGGATATTGATAACTATTTGTCTTATCTAAAAGCCGGTAATTCTGATTATCCATTGAATGTTATAGCAAAAGCAGGCGTGGACATGACCAACGAAGCTTATTTAGAAGATGCCTTTACTATTTTTGAAGAACGTCTTACAGAATTAGAGGCTCTAGTCGAGAAAGGTGTTCATTTATAA
- the prsA gene encoding peptidylprolyl isomerase PrsA — MKKSNKLVTGFVTLASVMTLAACSSTNDSTKVVTMKGDTITVTDFYKEAKTSTAAQQSMLSLIMSRVFEQEYGKKVSDKKVEESYNKTAKQYGSSFSDALGQAGLTTETYKKQIRTTMLVEYAVKQEAKKELIEANYKKAFESYSPEMTTQVIIMDDEAKAKKVLEEVKAEGADFSKIAKENTVESAKKIDFTFDSAGTDLPSDVISAAGKLNEGAKSELLTVMDPSTYQKKYYIVNMVKKSEKKSDWKEYKKRLTEIIMKSKENDTAFQNKVISKTLDKANVKIKDKAFANILSQFASNKGKGGISSTVGKK, encoded by the coding sequence ATGAAAAAATCGAATAAGCTAGTTACAGGATTTGTAACTTTGGCTTCTGTAATGACCTTGGCTGCATGTAGTTCAACTAATGATAGTACCAAAGTTGTTACGATGAAGGGTGACACCATTACTGTTACTGACTTTTATAAGGAAGCTAAAACATCAACTGCTGCTCAGCAGTCAATGTTAAGTTTGATTATGTCTCGTGTTTTTGAACAAGAATACGGAAAGAAAGTTTCTGATAAAAAAGTAGAAGAATCATATAACAAGACAGCTAAGCAATATGGTTCATCATTCTCAGATGCTCTTGGTCAGGCTGGATTAACAACTGAAACTTATAAAAAACAAATTCGTACAACAATGTTAGTAGAGTACGCTGTTAAGCAAGAAGCAAAAAAAGAATTAATAGAAGCGAATTATAAGAAAGCTTTTGAGTCTTATAGCCCAGAAATGACAACTCAAGTTATTATTATGGATGATGAAGCCAAAGCTAAAAAAGTGTTAGAAGAAGTTAAAGCTGAAGGTGCTGATTTCTCTAAAATAGCTAAAGAAAATACTGTTGAATCAGCTAAAAAGATTGATTTCACTTTTGACTCAGCGGGAACTGATTTACCATCAGATGTTATTTCTGCTGCAGGTAAGCTAAATGAAGGTGCTAAATCCGAATTGCTCACTGTTATGGATCCGTCAACTTATCAGAAAAAATACTATATCGTAAATATGGTTAAGAAATCTGAGAAAAAATCGGACTGGAAAGAGTACAAAAAACGCTTAACAGAAATCATCATGAAATCAAAAGAAAATGATACGGCTTTCCAAAATAAGGTTATCTCTAAAACTTTGGACAAAGCCAACGTTAAGATTAAAGACAAAGCCTTTGCTAATATCTTGTCACAATTTGCTTCTAACAAAGGTAAAGGTGGAATTTCTTCAACAGTAGGTAAAAAATAA
- a CDS encoding MFS transporter, whose amino-acid sequence MPKKLSTKWAILSISLFLMSHLAIAPAIPKLYQLYHQSNPHIGLASVETLVTIPAMMITIFVILSNFVVAKIGKKNTIKLGLILILLSGLGSFLTRQFVIVLICRLLLGIGIGLYNSLSISIISDFYEGDERANMIGFRTATLNIGKALTTFIVGLALLIGVNYTYLIYLLVIPVYFFFNAKVPELENELVSVRAARLFNRQIAVLMLITFLVGIAYIGATVKIPTLLVTKYHYSSFFASNMLTLLAFSGIFSGFLFGQLAKVLQEKTLLVMLSMMAAGNLIFTFGNLPILFFIAAFLIGASFVGTMSSVFYFIAKHFGKEHNHFITSLAITAGNIGVILTPIILTKLPSALHLEAFVTPFAISVGLMVVSLLLYPLLKKD is encoded by the coding sequence ATGCCAAAAAAATTATCAACTAAATGGGCAATCCTGTCCATTTCCCTTTTTTTGATGTCTCATTTAGCGATAGCCCCAGCTATTCCTAAATTATATCAATTATACCACCAGTCAAATCCTCATATTGGGCTAGCTTCAGTGGAAACCTTGGTGACAATTCCTGCGATGATGATTACTATATTTGTTATCCTCAGTAATTTTGTCGTTGCGAAAATTGGTAAAAAGAATACCATTAAGCTAGGTTTAATCCTTATCTTACTTTCAGGGCTTGGTTCTTTTTTAACAAGACAATTTGTTATTGTTTTGATTTGTCGTTTGCTTTTGGGGATTGGAATTGGCCTTTATAATTCTCTTTCGATAAGTATTATCAGCGATTTTTACGAGGGTGATGAGCGTGCTAATATGATTGGTTTTAGGACAGCAACTTTAAATATTGGTAAAGCTTTGACTACCTTTATTGTTGGGCTAGCTTTATTGATTGGTGTAAATTATACTTATCTTATTTACTTGTTAGTTATTCCTGTTTATTTCTTTTTCAATGCAAAGGTTCCTGAACTTGAAAATGAGCTAGTCTCTGTACGAGCTGCTCGTCTGTTTAATCGCCAAATTGCGGTATTAATGTTAATTACTTTCTTGGTTGGTATTGCCTATATTGGGGCAACAGTAAAAATTCCAACTTTGTTGGTCACTAAGTATCATTATTCTAGCTTTTTTGCTAGTAATATGTTGACGCTGTTAGCATTCTCAGGCATTTTTAGTGGTTTTCTTTTTGGTCAGTTAGCAAAAGTGTTGCAAGAAAAAACTCTGCTAGTCATGTTGAGCATGATGGCGGCTGGAAATTTAATTTTCACCTTTGGGAATTTGCCAATTCTCTTTTTCATAGCTGCTTTTCTAATAGGAGCTAGCTTTGTAGGAACTATGTCATCAGTCTTCTATTTTATTGCTAAGCATTTTGGTAAGGAACACAATCATTTTATTACCAGCTTGGCTATTACCGCTGGCAACATTGGTGTAATCTTAACGCCTATTATTTTAACAAAACTACCATCAGCTTTACATTTGGAAGCTTTTGTGACACCTTTTGCTATTAGCGTTGGTCTGATGGTCGTCAGCTTGTTACTCTATCCACTTTTGAAAAAAGACTAA
- a CDS encoding O-methyltransferase, giving the protein MVESYSKNANHNMRRPVVKEEIVDFLRNRQAPNTGFLADIEAFAHRENIPIIQHEVVAYFRVLLQALQPKDILEIGTAIGFSTLLMADTLPHARIKTIDRNPEMISLAKDNFSKHDYRKQITLLEGDAVDIIGQIDQQFDFVFIDSAKSKYIVFLPEILKRLKRGGIIIFDDVFQGGDIAKPIEEVRRGQRTIYRGLHRLFEATLNHPGLSSSLIPLSDGLLMVRKNQECVDLVD; this is encoded by the coding sequence ATGGTTGAATCGTATAGTAAAAATGCAAATCACAATATGCGTCGTCCGGTTGTGAAAGAAGAAATTGTTGACTTTTTAAGAAATAGGCAAGCACCTAATACAGGTTTTTTAGCTGATATCGAGGCTTTTGCGCATCGCGAAAATATTCCTATCATTCAGCATGAAGTGGTGGCTTATTTTCGTGTCTTGTTGCAAGCCTTACAGCCGAAAGACATCCTTGAAATTGGGACTGCAATTGGCTTTTCGACCTTGTTGATGGCTGACACGCTTCCTCATGCGAGGATAAAAACAATTGATCGCAATCCAGAGATGATCAGTTTAGCCAAAGATAATTTTTCTAAACATGATTATCGCAAACAAATTACCCTTTTAGAGGGGGATGCAGTAGATATTATTGGACAGATAGACCAGCAATTTGACTTTGTTTTTATAGATTCTGCAAAATCTAAATACATTGTATTTTTACCAGAAATCTTAAAGCGCTTAAAGAGAGGTGGTATTATTATCTTTGACGATGTTTTCCAAGGGGGAGACATTGCTAAGCCGATTGAAGAGGTTAGGCGAGGTCAGAGAACTATTTATCGAGGACTTCATAGATTGTTTGAGGCTACTTTAAATCATCCTGGTCTAAGTTCAAGTTTGATTCCACTTAGCGATGGCCTTTTGATGGTACGCAAAAATCAGGAATGTGTCGATTTAGTTGATTAA